TCTTATCAGTTAAACCTTCAAAATAATCTTCTGAAATTTTTAAATTTAAAAATAACTCTTTTATTTCATCATTAACAAGTTCTTTTGAACCTTTAATTATTACATATTTATTTAGTAGTTCTTTTTTATCTTCACAAAAAATAATTTTTCCGTTGTTGATTAATATTAAATCATCTGCAATTTTATCTAAGTCCGATGTTATGTGAGTTGAAAAAAATACACTTTTATTTTCATCCTTCATAAATTCCAATAATATATTCATTAATTCATGTCTAACTAAAGGATCTAACCCACTTGTTGGTTCATCCATAATCAAAAGCTCTGGATCATGTGAAAGGGCTAAAGAAATTGCATATTTCATTTTCATCCCTTTAGATAAATTACATATCTTTTGATTTAAAGGTAAGTTGAATCTTTTTATATACTTTTTAAATAATTCTTCATCCCAATTCGAATAGGCGGAAGATATTATTTTTTTCATTTCTTTTAAAGTTAATTCCTCATAAAAATAACCTTCATCAAATACTATCCCTATACGATTTTTTATTTCTTTTTCAGTCTTTTTATTTAATTCTTTTCCAAATATTTTTATAATTCCACTTTCCTTTAATGCAAGGCCAAGAATTGATTTTATTGTGGTTGTTTTCCCAGAACCGTTTATACCAATAAATCCTGTAATTTTTCCTTTTTTTACGTTGAATGTTGCATTTAATTTAAAAAGAGTATATGTTTTTCTTAAATTAATTACTTCTAATATATTTCCCATTTAAATCACCTCTGAAATTCTTCTATCCTTAACTGTTCTTTTATGATTTGAGAAACTTTGTTTTTATACCATTTACAATTATTTTTTAATTCTTTTGCTTTTATAAACCCTCTAAGCAAACAACCATTACAGAAATATCTATATTTGCATTCTTTACATTCTTCAGAATTTAATTTTGGAGATTCTAAATTGAAAATATCATTTATATATTTTGAGTTGATATCATAAATATTCTTTATATTTTGTTTTATGGCATTACCTAAATTACTATTAAAGTATTTCATGTTATCCATTGTACACATTTTTATTTCACCTGTAGCTGAGATTACAACATGAGATGAAATACATCCACAATTAGAATTTTTTAATTGTCCGAATTCTATAAGGGATAGAAATTTTGGATATTTTTTGTTTATTTTATCCAATAATATATCCAACTGAATATATTCATTATCGTTTAAATATAAATTTTTGTTCATGTTTTTTGCTCTTCCTAATTCTATAACCGGGCTGATACCAAAAGATTTAATCCCTAAATTATATACCCAATCTGCAATCTCTTCAATCTCATCTAAATTTTTTGGAGTAACAATTGTTGCAACTCTCATATTAACTTTATTTTTTGCAAGTATATATATGTTGTTTTTTATTTCATTTAAAGAATTAGAAGTTTTAGTAAACCATTTTAAATATTCATCATTTAAACTATGTAAGTCTATTTGAATAAATATTTTTGACTTATTTAAAATAATAGTATTCATAATTTCTTCAGAAATATATATTCCATTTGTTAATAATCCTATCTGTTTAAATTCTAGTTCAAGAGCATAGGTTATAATTTTTTTTAAAAATGGATATGTTGTTATTTCTCCTCCGGTTAGTTCAATAATATTTACCCCTAAATTTTTTAGCTCATATAGAATTTTTTTTGCATCATTTAAACTAATAAAATTATTCAAACTACTATTAAAATCGCCATAACAATGTAAACATTTTATATTACATTTATTTGTTAGTTCAATTGAAGCTACTTTAGGATAAATATTGTAATTATCTTTTATAATTAAAGAACGATATTTTGGTGATTTTTGAAAATTAATATAAATACCATAAGTATTATTTATATTTGCAATAAAATTTTTCACCTTATTCTCTATTATATTATAGTCTTCTTAAACATTCCCTATAATACTATTAAGAGGCTGTGCTTAATCCTGATAAAGCCGAAATAACTGTAAAAGATAGCCCACAAAAAGCACAAGCTAAACAGCTCCAACAAGTTATATCGCTTGTAACCATTTCTGGCGTTGGCATAAAATACCTCCTTTCTATAAAATTTTTTATTAAGTTATTCTGACGTCAGAATCAAGCAACTCAGATGTGTTTTACTAGTACTAGATATTAATAGCCGGCTTTTTGTTACAATTATCAAAGTTTGTTATAATATAATTAATGTGAAAATGGTTTAATTAAATTATTAATTTCCTGTTGAATTTTTGGATTAAACGAATGAGTAGTTGAATTTGTATATTATATAATTATTTTTTTCATTTTTCCACCCCCTCGAATCTTATTTTACCAGTTTCCATATGACTTTCAAGTGTTTTTTCATCTTATGTATGTATGATTATTAGTGTGTTTTATAAAAGGGCAAAATAACATGATTTTTGTTTCCACTTAGAAATCTTTTGTTCATGTTATAAAATTCTTTATTATTCATATTTTTCATCTTCTAATGTTACAATTTGTAATATTTCGAAATATAAACTTAATAAAACGCTATTTTTAAATGTTTTTTTCATTTTTAATACAATATTTTTAAGAGGTGTTTTATGAATAAAATATCACTAAATGATTTAATTGATATTATTGAATATGGCGCATTTTCAAAACCAATTGTAAATTATATTTTAATTGACTCTTCGGATAAAGCTATTGAATATTATTTATTATGTTTAAAAAATATATGGAGATTTGATTATAGAAAAGCATATAAATACGCTGATTTAACCATTACTACTACTACTAGTACTATTTTAAAAGAACTTGCAACTCTTGAAAAAATAAGCATTTTATTTAATAATAAAAAGATAAAAAAAGCAAATTTGGAATTGAACAAAATAAAGAGTGAAATCCCATACATCAATAATAAATGTCGTAAAATAATAATACCTGCTATAAGATATATAGAATCAAGATTTTCTAACTTTATAAATAATTCTGGTATTAGATATTGGAGTAAAGAATATGAAAAAAGTGAAGCACAATTATCTTTATTAAAATACTCTGAAGCTAGGCAATCTTTAAATACAAAAAATTTTAATAAAGCTTTTGATTTATTTGTAGAAGGTTTTTTTCACGCAAAGGAGTTTCCGCATCCTACAATGATATGTGCAGGATTGAATTCTGCTGCGTGGTGGATCAGGAATGAAGATAAAAAGAAAGCATTAGTTGCAGTTGAATTGCTTGAATATTATATTGGTTATTATTTTGAGGATTTGTCAAAAACTTACAATTGGTTTGATACTATTTTTGAAGTGAAAAGAATTAATAATGACTTAGGAATTTTAGAAATAATAAATATTGTAAATCAATTAAAAAAGTATTATCCTGAAATAAATGTAGAAGATAAATTTGATAAAAAGATTGAATTGAAAAAGATGAAAAAGAAGATAAGGGAATCATATAAAATAAATTTTGAAAAACTAAATAAATCGAAAAAAGAAATTCAAATATTATTTTTCGCAATATATAGCGTATTAATAGAAAAACCATATTTTACAAAGAGTCATATTTTAAAATTGATTTTTGAAGGAGATAAAGATAAAATCATTAAATACTTCTCAAGGGATTATGAGAAGATGCATTTTTTTAATATAATGTTATCAGATTTTGATGTGAAAGAAGCTGAAAAAAGATTGACAAATTCTGAAAATTTTGAAGAAAGAGGATATGATGTTTCTCCATTTTTCATAGCAAGAAAAAAACTCATCACTGAGCTTTTAAAAAATATGAAGAATTTTAAGGAGTTTATTCTTCACTATTTTGATCTCAGTGATGAAGAAATGAAAATCTTTGATGTGTTTTTGAGAAATTGTGTTCGTTATGATATCAAATGGCCTATTACTCCTTATCCAAAAGGAAAAATCCTTGATTTTGCCATTAAATATGGTTTTGGTTATAAACGCGTTGCTCTTGGTTATTTTTCTTTTGAGGATGATGATAGAATTTCGATTGATGAGATTATTGATAAATTCTTATAACAAAATCCCCGTTTTCGGGGATTTTGTTAATTTGAGATTGTATGCAGTTATATCTTTTCAATTATATAATCATCAATATTCCTTTTTTCTGAATTGATATTTATCCCTATTATATATATTTCTTTTCCACTATATTTTTCATAATATTTCTTTTCTTTTATTTGGTTTATTGCATCAATTGCACTTTTATCCACTTTTATTTCAAAAAGATATATCCTTTCATCAAAATCTATTACAAGGTCACTTCGTCCTAAGTTTGTTAATTCTTCTGCTTTTACATCTATTCCTGCTGATGCTATTATTGTGAATATTAATGAGTGATAATACTTTTCTTCTTTTTTGTGTAAGTTATACGGTATTGCACTTATTATTTTTTTTATTTCTTCTATTAATCCTTTTATGTCATTTTTTTCTATTTTTTCATATATTTCATATACCCTTTCATATGCTTCTTCTTTTGGTTTGTAATTTGATTCTAATATTAATTTTGAAAAACTGTTCTTTACTTCGAGATTTGGATAATCTAATATGTATTTTTCTGTTAATCCATATCTTTTTATTCCTTTAAATGTTAGATATCCAGCTTGTGTAAAGAATATATTTGCATTGGCATCTTCTATTTCTCTTGTTGAGAAATCCATTGCACTTACTGTGTTTTTTACTAAATCCTCATAGGTTACTTTTTTGTCCTCTATATATTTTGATAGAAATGATGGTGATCCACTTTCAAACCAGTAATTTTGAAATTTCTTTTTTTGAAAGAATTTTAATATTGAAAATGGATTATATACATAATGTTCTCCGTCAAATGAGAATCCATTATAATATTTTTTCATTTCTTTTAGCAATTCTTCTGTTGTTATTTTAAACTTCTCTGCTGTTTCTTTTATATAATCTTCAAAATAATATTCCAATTCTTCTTGAGTATATCCAAGCATCTGAGAATAATCTGTATCTAAAGATATATCATTTAAATTATTAAGTGCTGAAAATACACCTGTTTTTGTGAATTTTGTGATTCCTGTTATGAAAACAAATTTTATATATTCATCATTCGCCTTTATGTTAGTATAAAAGTCTCTTAATATTTGTCTGTATCTTTCTGCTTTTTCTTTATTATTTATATTGTCTAATATTGGCTTTTCATATTCATCTACCAGTATCACTATTTTTCCTTTTTCTGATAATTTCATTATTAATTCATCAAATGCAAATTTATAATCTGTTTCTTCTATTTTTATATTATTCATTAATCCTTCTCTTTTTATTATTTTTGTCAAACTCTTTTTAAATCTTTCTTCATCATCAGTTGCTGCTAAAAGTAGATTTATCCTTATTATTGGATATTCTTTAAATTCCCATTTATCATATATATATGTATCTTTAAATAATACCTTTTCTCCTTTGAATAAATAATATAATGTTGATACTGTTAAACTCTTCCCAAATCTCCGTGGTCTTGAAAGAAATATTGGTACTTCAGATGATACTAAATCATAAATGTATTTAGTTTTATCTATATATATAAAATCTCCTGTTATTATTTTTTTATAGTCCTGTACACCTATTGGTAATTTTTTCATCATTTCCACCTCCGTAGCGTATCTATTTAATTATATCATAATTAATATTATATAAAAATTCGAAATATTATTTATATTAGTGAAATGTGATATAATTCAGTTGTATAAAAATTGGTTTATAAAAAGTATATAAAAATAAATAAAACGGGATTTTTGATCCCGTTTTATTTATAATAATATATGGTGAAATGCACGAAAAAATTAACTTAAAGTTTTTTGCTGAATAGGTTTAGTGTTTATATTTATTATCTTCTTCCTCGTGGCATTGGTGCAGGATTTCTCATAGGTGAATACCCAGGCATTTGATTGTATGGTGCAGGATTTCTAAAATTATAATTATTGTAGTAATTATTCATCATAGGTTTGTGATTCCAATTGTTGTAATTTAAGTTGTGAGAATTTCTCATTCCTCTAAAATTATTAACAGGTCTTCTGTTTGGAATATAACCTTGCATTGTTGTATATCCAGAACCTCTCATTGCCATACCTTTAAAACCATTTAACACTACTTCTTTACCATCTATTTTGCTTTCAATTGGTTTAAATATTGTTTCATCATTTAATTTAATTATCCAACCTTTTAATTCTATATTTTTTCCTACTTCTAAATCTTTTACAAAATAAGAATTTGCATGTAATTCAACAATTTCACCGTTGTCAAATTTAACCTTAATTTCTAACATTCCTGGATAATTTTCATTTTCTTCAATAGATTCAATAGTTCCATTTGCAGTAATTAACTCTTCATCTGAGAACATATAACCGCCACGAATTCCTGAATAATTCTCATACATTGGTGCAACATCTGAATCATGATATACCCTTGGAGCATTTGCGTTAAATGCAAAAATAGAACCTGCCATCATTCCACCAATTAATAATACTGTTAAAAACTTTTTCATAATAACACCTCCATAGTATTTTTGTTTTTTTATTTGTCCTTCGACAACTATATAATAACTTACTTACCTTAAAAGAAACTTAGTATTTGCTTAGAAAAAGCTTAGAAAATTGTAGGTGAATAGAAAATATTAATGGTATAATAATATTAGAGAAACGAAAGGAGGATTCTATGAAAATATTGATAATTGAAGATGAAAAAAGTATTTTGGATCTTATAAAAATGAACTTAATTCTTGAAAATTTTGAAGTTATAACTGCAGAAAATGGAGATAAAGGGTTGCTTTTATTTAAAAAAGAGTATCCAGATCTTGTTGTTTTGGATTTAATGCTTCCAGATTATGATGGTTTTGAATTGTTGAAACAAATGCAATTTACCAATTATAAAATTCCTATAATAATATTAACTGCTAAAAATAATCAAAATGATAAGTTATTAGGATTAGAATTAGGGGCAGATGATTATATTACAAAACCGTTTGACAGCAAAGAATTGATTTTGAGGATTAGAAAT
This Marinitoga sp. 1197 DNA region includes the following protein-coding sequences:
- a CDS encoding ABC transporter ATP-binding protein translates to MGNILEVINLRKTYTLFKLNATFNVKKGKITGFIGINGSGKTTTIKSILGLALKESGIIKIFGKELNKKTEKEIKNRIGIVFDEGYFYEELTLKEMKKIISSAYSNWDEELFKKYIKRFNLPLNQKICNLSKGMKMKYAISLALSHDPELLIMDEPTSGLDPLVRHELMNILLEFMKDENKSVFFSTHITSDLDKIADDLILINNGKIIFCEDKKELLNKYVIIKGSKELVNDEIKELFLNLKISEDYFEGLTDKKNELSSLFRKDVVIEKPTIENIMLYHVER
- a CDS encoding subclass IId bacteriocin thuricin17, encoding MPTPEMVTSDITCWSCLACAFCGLSFTVISALSGLSTAS
- a CDS encoding ATP-binding protein → MKKLPIGVQDYKKIITGDFIYIDKTKYIYDLVSSEVPIFLSRPRRFGKSLTVSTLYYLFKGEKVLFKDTYIYDKWEFKEYPIIRINLLLAATDDEERFKKSLTKIIKREGLMNNIKIEETDYKFAFDELIMKLSEKGKIVILVDEYEKPILDNINNKEKAERYRQILRDFYTNIKANDEYIKFVFITGITKFTKTGVFSALNNLNDISLDTDYSQMLGYTQEELEYYFEDYIKETAEKFKITTEELLKEMKKYYNGFSFDGEHYVYNPFSILKFFQKKKFQNYWFESGSPSFLSKYIEDKKVTYEDLVKNTVSAMDFSTREIEDANANIFFTQAGYLTFKGIKRYGLTEKYILDYPNLEVKNSFSKLILESNYKPKEEAYERVYEIYEKIEKNDIKGLIEEIKKIISAIPYNLHKKEEKYYHSLIFTIIASAGIDVKAEELTNLGRSDLVIDFDERIYLFEIKVDKSAIDAINQIKEKKYYEKYSGKEIYIIGININSEKRNIDDYIIEKI
- a CDS encoding response regulator transcription factor, which translates into the protein MKILIIEDEKSILDLIKMNLILENFEVITAENGDKGLLLFKKEYPDLVVLDLMLPDYDGFELLKQMQFTNYKIPIIILTAKNNQNDKLLGLELGADDYITKPFDSKELILRIRNILKRIKKAEIEPSGFSIGKLEIKNKSRDFYINKEKIYLTKNEFELMNLFMSNYNQVLSRDFLLERVWGYENDVDTRAVDMAIQRLRKKMGKYNKYIKSIYGVGYKLEVDDEK
- a CDS encoding radical SAM/SPASM domain-containing protein, translating into MKNFIANINNTYGIYINFQKSPKYRSLIIKDNYNIYPKVASIELTNKCNIKCLHCYGDFNSSLNNFISLNDAKKILYELKNLGVNIIELTGGEITTYPFLKKIITYALELEFKQIGLLTNGIYISEEIMNTIILNKSKIFIQIDLHSLNDEYLKWFTKTSNSLNEIKNNIYILAKNKVNMRVATIVTPKNLDEIEEIADWVYNLGIKSFGISPVIELGRAKNMNKNLYLNDNEYIQLDILLDKINKKYPKFLSLIEFGQLKNSNCGCISSHVVISATGEIKMCTMDNMKYFNSNLGNAIKQNIKNIYDINSKYINDIFNLESPKLNSEECKECKYRYFCNGCLLRGFIKAKELKNNCKWYKNKVSQIIKEQLRIEEFQR